The Xanthomonas sp. CFBP 8443 genome has a window encoding:
- the smc gene encoding chromosome segregation protein SMC, which yields MRLSTIKLSGFKSFVDPTTLHLPTNMTGIVGPNGCGKSNIIDAVRWVMGESSASRLRGDSLTDVIFSGSSARKPVSQATVELIFDNADHTISGEYASFNEISVKRQVSRDGSSSYYLNGTKCRRRDITDLFLGTGLGPRSYSIIEQGMISQIIEARPEDLRVYLEEAAGISKYKERRKETETRIRHTRENLERLGDLREEIGKQLEHLKRQARQAEQYQALQEERKVKDAQWKALEYRGLDGKLQGLREALGQEETRLQQFIAEQRDAEARIETGRVRREEAADALSKAQAEVYQVGSTLARIEQQIQHQRDLSQRLHKARDEAQLALAELGQHISGDEAKLALLRESVDVAGPQLEQLQEDNEYKQEALREAEARLADWQQRWEAHQRYTAEASRAGEVERTRVDYLDRQSLEAERRREALVAERAGLDLDALAAAFEQVELQHETQRAALDGLNEQVETRKQAVTTLQEQQRGAQAELAEVRKQAQAARGRLSSLETLQQAALGQEQGAAVAWLQARGLDSAARVGERISVESGWENAVEGALGQLIEGVLVDAPETLVDALGELGEGRIALVSSDEEAGSFAPTSLAAKVQGPIAIRRLLSRLHAAEDLAAARALLPQLGEGDSVITRDGARLGEGWLRVSRSGAAKQGALLREREIQDLRGQIDALQDREAELDQRLASFREQSLAAEQQREEAQRQLYQAHRSVSELAGQLQSQQGKVDAARTRIERIEAEIAQLLETLDSSREQAREARSKLEDAVTSMGDLETTRHALESERRQFTEARDLARDAARRVREASHALALTLESQRAQIASLSQALERMGNQRGQLDSRLGELSAQLNEGDSPVHALEAEHQAALSERVRTDRALGEARALLDGIDNELRGLEQTRQQRDEQALAQRERIAQRRLDQQALVLSAEQLSAAVVKAGFVLEDVINGLPEQADPAEWEQAVQQIDGRMRRLEPVNLAAISEYGEAAQRAEYLEAQDIDLNTALETLEDAIRKIDRETRGRFKDTFDRVNSGVQALYPRLFGGGHAYLELTGEDLLDTGVAIMARPPGKRVSSISLLSGGEKAMTAVALVFAIFQLNPAPFCLLDEVDAPLDEANVGRLAAMVKEMSEKVQFLFVSHNKATMEAAHQLSGVTMREPGVSRLVSVDLEEAARLAGAA from the coding sequence ATGCGCCTGTCGACCATCAAGCTGTCCGGCTTCAAGTCCTTCGTCGATCCGACCACGCTGCACCTGCCGACCAACATGACCGGCATCGTCGGTCCGAACGGCTGCGGCAAGTCGAACATCATCGACGCGGTGCGCTGGGTGATGGGCGAAAGCTCGGCCAGCCGCCTGCGCGGCGACTCGCTGACCGACGTGATCTTCTCCGGCTCCTCGGCGCGCAAGCCGGTGTCGCAGGCCACGGTGGAGCTGATCTTCGACAACGCCGACCACACCATCTCCGGCGAGTACGCCTCGTTCAACGAGATCTCGGTCAAGCGCCAGGTCAGCCGCGACGGCAGCAGCAGCTACTACCTCAACGGCACCAAGTGCCGGCGCCGCGACATCACCGACCTGTTCCTGGGCACCGGCCTGGGCCCGCGCAGCTACTCGATCATCGAGCAGGGCATGATCAGCCAGATCATCGAGGCGCGCCCGGAAGACCTGCGCGTGTACCTGGAGGAAGCCGCCGGCATCTCCAAGTACAAGGAGCGGCGCAAGGAAACCGAGACCCGCATCCGCCATACCCGCGAGAACCTGGAACGGCTGGGCGACCTGCGCGAGGAGATCGGCAAGCAGCTCGAGCACCTCAAGCGCCAGGCGCGCCAGGCCGAGCAGTACCAGGCGCTGCAGGAGGAACGCAAGGTCAAGGACGCGCAGTGGAAAGCGCTGGAATACCGCGGCCTGGACGGCAAGCTGCAGGGCCTGCGCGAGGCGCTGGGCCAGGAAGAGACGCGGCTGCAGCAGTTCATCGCCGAACAGCGCGACGCCGAGGCGCGGATCGAGACCGGCCGCGTGCGCCGCGAGGAGGCCGCCGACGCCCTGAGCAAGGCCCAGGCCGAGGTCTACCAGGTCGGCAGCACCCTGGCGCGCATCGAGCAGCAGATCCAGCACCAGCGCGACCTGTCGCAGCGCCTGCACAAGGCGCGCGACGAAGCGCAGCTGGCGCTGGCCGAGCTCGGCCAGCACATCAGCGGCGACGAGGCCAAGCTGGCACTGCTGCGCGAGTCGGTGGACGTGGCCGGGCCGCAGCTGGAGCAGCTGCAGGAAGACAACGAATACAAGCAGGAAGCGCTGCGCGAGGCCGAAGCCAGACTGGCCGACTGGCAGCAGCGCTGGGAAGCGCACCAGCGTTACACCGCCGAGGCCTCGCGCGCCGGCGAGGTCGAGCGCACCCGCGTCGATTACCTGGACCGGCAATCGCTGGAGGCCGAGCGCCGCCGCGAAGCGCTGGTCGCCGAACGCGCCGGGCTGGACCTGGACGCGCTGGCCGCCGCGTTCGAGCAGGTCGAACTGCAGCACGAGACCCAGCGCGCTGCGCTGGACGGACTCAACGAACAGGTCGAAACCCGCAAGCAGGCGGTGACCACACTGCAGGAACAGCAGCGCGGCGCGCAGGCGGAATTGGCCGAAGTGCGCAAGCAGGCGCAGGCCGCGCGCGGCCGGCTGTCGTCGCTGGAAACTCTGCAGCAGGCCGCGCTCGGCCAGGAGCAGGGCGCCGCGGTGGCCTGGCTGCAGGCGCGCGGGCTGGATTCGGCGGCGCGCGTGGGCGAGCGCATCAGCGTGGAAAGCGGCTGGGAAAACGCGGTCGAAGGCGCGCTCGGGCAACTGATCGAAGGCGTGCTGGTCGATGCGCCGGAGACCTTGGTCGATGCGCTGGGCGAACTCGGCGAAGGCCGCATCGCGCTGGTCAGCAGCGACGAGGAGGCTGGCAGCTTCGCGCCGACCTCGCTCGCCGCCAAGGTGCAGGGCCCGATCGCGATCCGCCGGCTGCTGTCGCGGCTGCACGCGGCCGAGGACCTCGCCGCCGCGCGCGCCCTGCTGCCGCAGCTGGGCGAGGGCGATTCGGTCATCACCCGCGACGGCGCGCGCCTGGGCGAGGGCTGGCTGCGCGTGTCGCGCTCCGGCGCGGCCAAGCAGGGCGCGTTGCTGCGCGAGCGCGAGATCCAGGACCTGCGCGGCCAGATCGACGCGCTGCAGGACCGCGAGGCGGAGCTGGATCAGCGCCTGGCGAGTTTCCGCGAGCAGTCGCTGGCCGCCGAACAGCAACGCGAGGAAGCACAGCGCCAGCTGTACCAGGCGCACCGCAGCGTCTCCGAACTGGCCGGCCAGCTGCAGAGCCAGCAGGGCAAGGTGGACGCGGCGCGCACCCGCATCGAGCGCATCGAGGCCGAGATCGCGCAACTGCTGGAAACCCTGGACAGCAGCCGCGAGCAGGCGCGCGAGGCGCGTTCCAAGCTGGAGGACGCGGTCACCAGCATGGGCGACCTGGAAACCACCCGGCACGCGCTGGAGAGCGAGCGCCGCCAGTTCACCGAAGCGCGCGACCTGGCCCGCGATGCCGCGCGCCGCGTACGCGAGGCCTCGCATGCGCTGGCCCTGACCCTGGAATCGCAACGCGCGCAGATCGCCTCGCTGAGCCAGGCGCTGGAGCGCATGGGCAACCAGCGCGGGCAGCTGGATTCGCGCCTGGGCGAACTCAGCGCGCAGCTGAACGAAGGCGATTCGCCGGTGCATGCGCTGGAAGCCGAGCATCAGGCCGCGCTCAGCGAACGCGTGCGTACCGACCGCGCGCTCGGCGAGGCGCGCGCACTGCTGGACGGCATCGACAACGAATTGCGCGGCCTGGAACAGACCCGCCAGCAGCGCGACGAACAGGCGCTGGCGCAGCGCGAGCGCATCGCCCAGCGCCGCCTCGACCAGCAGGCGCTGGTGCTCAGCGCCGAGCAGCTGTCGGCCGCCGTGGTCAAGGCCGGCTTCGTGCTCGAGGATGTGATCAACGGCCTGCCCGAACAGGCCGATCCGGCCGAATGGGAGCAGGCGGTGCAGCAGATCGATGGGCGCATGCGCAGGCTGGAACCGGTCAACCTGGCCGCGATCAGCGAATACGGCGAAGCGGCGCAGCGCGCCGAATACCTGGAGGCGCAGGACATCGATCTGAACACCGCGCTGGAGACCCTGGAGGATGCGATCCGCAAGATCGACCGCGAGACCCGCGGCCGCTTCAAGGACACCTTCGACCGGGTCAATTCCGGCGTGCAGGCGCTGTATCCGCGCCTGTTCGGCGGCGGCCATGCCTACCTGGAACTGACCGGCGAAGACCTGCTCGACACCGGCGTGGCGATCATGGCGCGCCCGCCAGGCAAGCGCGTGTCCAGCATCTCGCTGCTGTCCGGCGGCGAGAAGGCGATGACCGCGGTGGCGCTGGTGTTCGCGATCTTCCAGCTCAATCCGGCGCCGTTCTGCCTGCTCGACGAGGTCGACGCGCCGCTGGACGAAGCCAACGTCGGCCGCCTGGCGGCGATGGTCAAGGAAATGAGCGAGAAGGTGCAGTTCCTGTTCGTCAGTCACAACAAGGCGACCATGGAAGCGGCGCACCAGCTCAGCGGCGTCACCATGCGCGAACCGGGCGTCAGCCGCCTGGTCAGCGTGGATCTCGAGGAAGCCGCGCGTTTGGCGGGCGCGGCCTGA
- the rplI gene encoding 50S ribosomal protein L9, translating to MQLILLQKVTNLGGLGDKVDVKPGYGRNFLVPQGKAVPATAANIAEFEAKRADYEAKAQSIHADAEARAAKLEGASVTVKANASTEGKLYGSVGPRDIAEAFTAAGLPLEKGEVVLGEGAFRNIGEYEVLVRLHADVETTVKVVVEAEA from the coding sequence ATGCAACTGATTCTCCTGCAGAAAGTAACCAACCTGGGCGGCCTCGGCGACAAGGTCGACGTCAAGCCGGGCTATGGCCGCAACTTCCTGGTGCCGCAGGGCAAGGCCGTGCCGGCGACCGCCGCCAACATCGCCGAGTTCGAGGCCAAGCGCGCCGACTACGAAGCCAAGGCGCAGTCGATCCACGCCGACGCCGAGGCCCGCGCGGCCAAGCTGGAAGGCGCCAGCGTGACGGTCAAGGCCAACGCCTCCACCGAAGGCAAGCTGTACGGCTCGGTCGGTCCGCGCGACATCGCCGAGGCGTTCACCGCCGCCGGCCTGCCGCTGGAAAAGGGCGAAGTGGTGCTGGGCGAAGGCGCGTTCCGCAACATCGGCGAGTACGAGGTGCTGGTGCGCCTGCACGCCGACGTCGAGACCACGGTCAAGGTCGTGGTCGAAGCCGAAGCCTGA
- the rpsR gene encoding 30S ribosomal protein S18, with amino-acid sequence MSKFFRRRKFCKFTAEGVKEIDYKDLNTLRQYLTENGKIVPSRVTGTKSKYQRQLATAVKRSRFLALIPYTDNHDI; translated from the coding sequence ATGTCCAAGTTCTTCCGTCGCCGCAAGTTCTGCAAGTTCACCGCCGAGGGCGTCAAAGAGATCGACTACAAGGATCTCAACACCCTGCGCCAGTACCTCACCGAGAACGGCAAGATCGTGCCGAGCCGCGTGACCGGCACCAAGTCCAAGTACCAGCGCCAGCTGGCCACGGCGGTCAAGCGCTCGCGTTTCCTGGCGCTGATCCCGTACACGGACAACCACGACATCTGA
- the rpsF gene encoding 30S ribosomal protein S6: MSRHYEIVFLVHPDQSEQVPAMIERYKSLVENGSGTIHRLEDWGRRQLAYPIQNLVKAHYVMLNIEVDQAILAELVESFRFNDAVLRHLVIKRDGPDTEQSLIMKSKDEKGDKPERSERRRRDDEEGDAPAAATDTDGDAAEAA; the protein is encoded by the coding sequence ATGAGTCGTCATTACGAAATCGTGTTCCTGGTCCATCCGGACCAGAGCGAGCAGGTCCCGGCCATGATCGAGCGCTACAAGTCGCTGGTCGAGAACGGCAGCGGCACCATCCACCGTCTGGAAGACTGGGGCCGCCGCCAGCTGGCGTACCCGATCCAGAACCTGGTGAAGGCGCACTACGTCATGCTCAACATCGAAGTGGACCAGGCCATCCTCGCCGAGCTGGTCGAGAGCTTCCGCTTCAACGACGCCGTGCTGCGCCACCTGGTGATCAAGCGCGACGGCCCGGACACCGAGCAGTCGCTGATCATGAAGAGCAAGGACGAGAAGGGCGACAAGCCCGAGCGTAGCGAGCGCCGTCGCCGCGACGACGAGGAAGGCGATGCGCCTGCCGCCGCCACCGATACCGACGGCGACGCCGCCGAAGCCGCCTAA
- a CDS encoding 4'-phosphopantetheinyl transferase superfamily protein, translating to MSADLLASPAGPHAGQPLQLDLPPAVATALCGARRYLLDDGTPLYALAFDAERFQPQAFAAAAIACPDSVARSVRKRQAEFLFGRLAAQLALGEVLGPAQAQAEIAIGAAREPRWPAGSLGSISHSDGCAAAVALPAGQAEGIGIDLERLLAPAAREAVLGVAIDAEEAKLLAAAANLQWSHDALLTALFSAKESLFKAAFGAVGHFFDFTAAHVCGVDMARRRLRLRLTETLCAQFVEGQVCEIGFGRLDLDPQLVLTHYAW from the coding sequence GTGAGCGCCGACCTGCTCGCCAGCCCTGCTGGCCCCCATGCCGGCCAGCCGCTGCAGTTGGACCTGCCACCGGCGGTCGCCACGGCCCTGTGCGGCGCGCGGCGCTACCTGCTGGACGACGGCACGCCGCTGTACGCGCTGGCCTTCGATGCCGAGCGCTTCCAGCCGCAGGCCTTCGCCGCCGCGGCGATCGCCTGCCCGGACAGCGTCGCGCGCAGCGTGCGCAAGCGCCAGGCGGAATTCCTGTTCGGGCGCCTGGCCGCGCAATTGGCGTTGGGCGAGGTGCTGGGTCCGGCGCAGGCGCAGGCCGAGATCGCGATCGGCGCGGCGCGCGAGCCGCGCTGGCCGGCCGGCAGCCTGGGCAGCATTTCCCACAGCGATGGCTGCGCGGCGGCAGTGGCGCTGCCGGCCGGCCAGGCCGAGGGCATCGGCATCGACCTGGAACGGCTGCTCGCACCCGCCGCGCGCGAGGCGGTGCTGGGCGTGGCGATCGATGCGGAAGAAGCCAAGTTGCTGGCCGCCGCGGCCAATCTGCAGTGGTCGCACGACGCGCTGCTGACCGCGCTGTTCTCGGCCAAGGAAAGCCTGTTCAAGGCCGCGTTCGGCGCGGTCGGCCATTTTTTCGATTTCACCGCGGCCCATGTGTGCGGGGTCGACATGGCACGGCGGCGGCTGCGCCTGCGGCTGACCGAGACGCTATGCGCGCAGTTCGTCGAGGGACAGGTCTGCGAGATCGGCTTTGGGCGCCTGGACTTGGATCCGCAGCTGGTGCTGACCCACTACGCGTGGTGA
- a CDS encoding iron-sulfur cluster assembly accessory protein produces MAIHLTPAAFERVQRFVAQTPGALGLRFGVTKTGCSGWGHVTDLAREAHSDDAVFEQDGVRIYVDAASLPLVDGTEIDFAKQGLGETFIFRNPNATAECGCGESFTTAAEHASAAAS; encoded by the coding sequence ATGGCCATCCACCTCACCCCTGCCGCCTTCGAGCGCGTGCAGCGCTTCGTCGCCCAGACCCCTGGCGCGCTGGGCCTGCGCTTCGGCGTCACCAAGACCGGCTGCTCCGGCTGGGGCCACGTCACCGACCTGGCGCGCGAGGCGCATTCGGACGATGCGGTGTTCGAGCAGGACGGGGTGCGCATCTACGTCGACGCCGCCAGCCTGCCGCTGGTCGACGGCACCGAGATCGACTTCGCCAAGCAGGGCCTGGGCGAGACCTTCATCTTCCGCAACCCCAACGCCACCGCCGAATGCGGCTGCGGCGAGAGCTTCACCACCGCCGCCGAGCACGCGTCCGCCGCCGCGTCCTGA
- the asnS gene encoding asparagine--tRNA ligase: MTVVSVEHALAGKIPAGGEVTVRGWVRTRRDSKAGLSFVNVSDGSCFAPIQVVAPAELPNYESEVKRLTAGCAVIARGRLVASQGQGQSFEIQAEGIEVVGWVEDPETYPIQPKAHSLEFLREVAHLRPRTNLFGAVTRIRNCLAQAVHRYFHHNGYNWISTPIITTSDAEGAGQMFRVSTLDLANLPRDGKGQVDFGRDFFGKETFLTVSGQLNVEAYCLALSKVYTFGPTFRAENSHTTRHLAEFWMIEPEIAFADLAEDARVAEDFLKYLFRAVLEERGDDLAFIAERVDKTAISKLEAFINSPFERIEYSDAIALLQKSGHKFEFPVEWGLDLQTEHERWLTEQHVGRPVVVTNYPEHIKAFYMRLNDDGKTVAAMDVLAPGIGEIIGGSQREERLDVLDTRMVQFGLDPQHYGWYRDFRRYGTVPHAGFGLGFERLVVYICGLSNIRDAIPYPRAPGSAEF; encoded by the coding sequence ATGACGGTGGTAAGCGTTGAGCATGCGCTGGCCGGGAAGATCCCGGCGGGCGGCGAAGTGACGGTACGCGGCTGGGTCCGCACCCGGCGCGATTCCAAGGCGGGGTTGTCCTTCGTCAACGTCAGCGACGGCTCGTGCTTCGCGCCGATCCAGGTGGTGGCGCCGGCCGAGCTGCCCAACTACGAGTCGGAAGTGAAGCGGCTGACCGCCGGCTGCGCGGTGATCGCGCGCGGGCGCCTGGTCGCCTCGCAGGGCCAGGGCCAGAGCTTCGAGATCCAGGCCGAGGGCATCGAGGTGGTGGGCTGGGTCGAGGACCCGGAGACCTACCCGATCCAGCCCAAGGCACACTCGCTGGAATTCCTGCGCGAAGTGGCGCACCTGCGCCCGCGCACCAACCTGTTCGGCGCGGTCACCCGCATCCGCAACTGCCTGGCGCAGGCGGTGCACCGCTATTTCCACCACAACGGCTACAACTGGATCAGCACCCCGATCATCACCACCTCCGACGCCGAAGGCGCCGGGCAGATGTTCCGCGTGTCGACCCTGGACCTGGCCAACCTGCCGCGCGACGGCAAGGGCCAGGTCGATTTCGGCCGCGACTTCTTCGGCAAGGAAACCTTCCTGACCGTGTCCGGCCAGCTCAACGTCGAGGCCTACTGCCTGGCGCTGAGCAAGGTCTACACCTTCGGCCCGACCTTCCGCGCCGAGAACAGCCACACCACCCGGCACCTGGCCGAGTTCTGGATGATCGAGCCGGAGATCGCCTTCGCCGACCTGGCCGAGGACGCGCGGGTCGCCGAGGATTTCCTCAAGTACCTGTTCCGCGCGGTGCTCGAGGAACGCGGCGATGACCTGGCGTTCATCGCCGAGCGCGTGGACAAGACCGCGATCAGCAAGCTGGAGGCGTTCATCAACTCGCCGTTCGAGCGCATCGAATACAGCGATGCGATCGCGCTGCTGCAGAAGTCCGGGCACAAGTTCGAGTTCCCGGTGGAATGGGGCCTGGACCTGCAGACCGAGCACGAGCGTTGGCTGACCGAGCAGCACGTCGGCCGCCCGGTGGTGGTGACCAACTACCCCGAGCACATCAAGGCCTTCTACATGCGCCTGAACGACGACGGCAAGACCGTCGCGGCGATGGACGTGCTGGCCCCGGGCATCGGCGAGATCATCGGCGGCAGCCAGCGCGAGGAGCGCCTGGACGTGCTGGACACGCGCATGGTGCAGTTCGGCCTGGACCCGCAGCACTACGGCTGGTACCGCGACTTCCGCCGCTACGGCACGGTGCCGCACGCCGGCTTCGGCCTGGGTTTCGAGCGCCTGGTGGTCTACATCTGCGGGCTGAGCAACATCCGCGATGCCATCCCCTACCCGCGCGCGCCGGGTAGCGCCGAGTTCTGA
- a CDS encoding ADP-ribosylation/crystallin J1: MPSPTRARRVAPSSEAMTDAAATVTMYRPLGPEEFALVRDSGFRRWPPRLPEQPIFYPVTNQRYAEEIAGRWNVKDSGVGYVARFAVRAAFLAPYPIQKVGGAQHTEWWIPAEALDALNDNIVGPIEIVARFDAPLEETSP, from the coding sequence ATGCCATCCCCTACCCGCGCGCGCCGGGTAGCGCCGAGTTCTGAGGCGATGACCGACGCCGCCGCCACGGTGACCATGTATCGGCCGCTGGGACCGGAGGAGTTCGCGCTGGTGCGCGACTCCGGGTTCCGGCGCTGGCCGCCGCGCTTGCCCGAGCAGCCGATCTTCTATCCGGTGACCAACCAGCGTTACGCCGAAGAGATCGCCGGGCGCTGGAACGTCAAGGACAGCGGCGTCGGCTACGTGGCGCGGTTCGCAGTGCGCGCGGCGTTCCTGGCGCCGTATCCGATCCAGAAGGTGGGCGGCGCGCAGCACACCGAATGGTGGATCCCGGCCGAGGCGCTGGATGCGCTGAACGACAACATCGTCGGCCCCATCGAAATCGTCGCACGCTTCGATGCGCCGCTTGAGGAGACTTCGCCATGA
- a CDS encoding FMN-binding negative transcriptional regulator, which translates to MYVPSAFAETDLGALDALIARDPFVTLVTVADGLPCATPLPVLYRRDGARIVIEGHWARANPQSRHAGPALLIVHGPQAYVSPGWYPDKEAMARVPTWNYATAQLHGQLQVSDDEALLADIVARLSERHEQAIGSDWRYEPHNDAHRRQLRGIVGFRFEPERVELKFKLSQNHPAANVAAVSEALQAQADPGAQAVAALMRERLQRR; encoded by the coding sequence ATGTATGTCCCGTCCGCGTTCGCCGAAACCGACCTAGGCGCGCTCGACGCGCTGATCGCGCGCGATCCGTTCGTCACCCTGGTCACCGTCGCCGACGGCCTGCCCTGCGCCACACCGCTGCCGGTGCTGTACCGGCGCGACGGCGCGCGCATCGTGATCGAAGGCCACTGGGCGCGCGCCAATCCGCAGTCGCGGCATGCCGGCCCGGCGCTGCTGATCGTGCACGGCCCGCAGGCCTACGTGTCGCCGGGCTGGTATCCGGACAAGGAGGCGATGGCGCGCGTGCCGACCTGGAACTACGCCACCGCGCAGCTGCACGGCCAGTTGCAGGTCAGCGACGACGAGGCGCTGCTGGCCGACATCGTGGCGCGGCTCAGCGAGCGCCACGAGCAGGCGATCGGCAGCGACTGGCGCTACGAGCCGCACAACGACGCGCACCGGCGCCAGTTGCGCGGCATCGTCGGCTTCCGCTTCGAACCCGAGCGGGTCGAGCTGAAATTCAAGCTCAGCCAGAACCACCCGGCCGCGAACGTGGCGGCGGTGAGCGAGGCCTTGCAGGCGCAGGCCGATCCTGGCGCGCAGGCGGTGGCCGCGCTGATGCGCGAGCGCCTGCAGCGGCGCTGA
- the can gene encoding carbonate dehydratase, whose amino-acid sequence MSKIDQLLHNNRAWSERINREDPDFFSRLSKQQTPQYLWIGCSDSRVPANQIIDMAPGEVFVHRNIANVVVHTDLNCLSVIQFAVEVLKVRHILVVGHYGCGGVHAGLTRARLGLVDNWIRHVTDVAEKHEGCLQQAGDLSLQHARLCELNVLEQVVNVSRTSIVRDAWSAGQELTVHGWVYSLRDGRVHDLGMELERIEDLAPRYDAALARICQDREDR is encoded by the coding sequence ATGAGCAAAATCGATCAGCTGCTGCACAACAACCGCGCCTGGTCCGAGCGCATCAATCGCGAGGACCCGGATTTCTTCAGCCGCCTGTCCAAGCAGCAGACGCCGCAATACCTGTGGATCGGCTGCTCCGATTCGCGGGTGCCGGCCAACCAGATCATCGACATGGCGCCGGGCGAGGTGTTCGTCCACCGCAACATCGCCAACGTGGTCGTGCATACCGACCTCAACTGCCTGTCGGTGATCCAGTTCGCGGTCGAGGTGCTGAAGGTGCGGCACATCCTGGTGGTCGGCCACTACGGCTGCGGCGGCGTGCATGCCGGACTGACCCGCGCGCGCCTGGGCCTGGTCGACAACTGGATCCGCCATGTCACCGACGTGGCCGAGAAGCACGAGGGCTGCCTGCAGCAGGCCGGCGACCTGAGCCTGCAGCATGCGCGCCTGTGCGAACTCAACGTGCTCGAGCAGGTGGTCAACGTCAGCCGCACCTCGATCGTGCGCGACGCCTGGAGCGCCGGCCAGGAACTGACCGTGCACGGCTGGGTCTACAGCCTGCGCGACGGCCGCGTGCACGACCTGGGCATGGAACTGGAGCGCATCGAGGACCTGGCGCCGCGCTACGATGCGGCGCTGGCGCGGATCTGCCAGGATCGCGAGGATCGCTGA
- a CDS encoding 3-hydroxyanthranilate 3,4-dioxygenase, giving the protein MLPAPLNLHAWIEEHRHLLKPPVGNKCIYAGEFIVMAVGGPNARSDFHYDEGPEWFYQLEGEMVLRIQEDGAVREIPIRAGETFLLPPKVPHSPQRLPESVGLVIERRRLPHENDGLQWYCEHCNHLLYEEYFPLRNIETDFPPVFARFYASEALRTCGRCGQVHPVPAPAAAP; this is encoded by the coding sequence ATGCTCCCCGCCCCGCTCAACCTGCACGCCTGGATCGAAGAACACCGGCACCTGCTGAAGCCGCCGGTGGGCAACAAGTGCATCTACGCCGGCGAGTTCATCGTGATGGCGGTCGGCGGGCCGAACGCGCGCTCGGACTTCCACTACGACGAAGGCCCGGAGTGGTTCTACCAGCTCGAAGGCGAGATGGTGCTGAGGATCCAGGAAGACGGCGCGGTGCGCGAGATCCCGATCCGCGCCGGCGAGACCTTCCTGCTGCCGCCGAAGGTGCCGCATTCGCCGCAGCGGCTGCCCGAGTCGGTGGGGCTGGTGATCGAGCGCCGGCGCCTGCCGCACGAGAACGACGGCCTGCAGTGGTACTGCGAACACTGCAATCACCTGTTGTACGAAGAATACTTCCCGCTGCGCAATATCGAGACCGATTTCCCGCCGGTGTTCGCGCGCTTCTACGCCTCCGAGGCGCTGCGCACCTGCGGCCGTTGCGGACAAGTGCACCCAGTGCCGGCGCCCGCCGCCGCGCCGTGA